Genomic window (Ascochyta rabiei chromosome 13, complete sequence):
GGAATCGCTCCTGGCGCATCGTTGGGTGCCATCACAGGAACGTTGGTTGGCGGTGTGTCCTCCACTGCTTTGGGAGGGCTTGGCGCTGGAATCGGAGCCGCTACAGGTGCGCTTCACGGTCCGTTCTGGGATCTGGGAAAGGGCGCTGGCAAAGGCATTCAAAAAATCACGAACAACCTGCCGGGTTGGAAGGCCACTGAGAGTCAGAAGAAGCAACTTGAGAAGATGATCGGCCAGATCAACGAGCAGGAAACGCCTGGGAAAGATGAGCTGGAGAGTTGGACAAGTGAGGGTGCCAGCGACGATCAAAAAGAAGCGATGGAGACCGCAAAGTCAGCGATGCCATCGCTGCCTTCAGCGGGAAGAAAGGAAGAAACGAGAAAATCAGATAACACAAAAGACTGCGACAAAGAGAAGGGTGAAGTGGAGGAGTCTAGGCAAGCGCAGTCTCCGAAGGAAAAGTCCGAAGACAATCAGGTGAAGAGGAGCAATTCAAAGGGGAATGTTTCAGATACGGAAAGCGACGGAGGAAGCAGAGAACCGTTTGGGGTGGAGAAGGATACAAACTCCCCACAAGAGCATTCACAAGAGATTCAGTCAAACTATAAGGACGCTGCTGTACAAACAGGCGAAGAAGGTCGTAAGAAGCCTCGCAAATTGCAGGCTGATTTGAACAATGGCAACGAGCAGTCTGTCAAGCCAGTTGAGACGAGAAAGAAGCCACGCAAGCTCGAGAAAAGGTCAGCCTGAACTCATCGCAAACACAGCGTATACCCGAACAAAGACTTTGCACCGACTGTGCAATAAGACGCTTTATGCCACACAGGCCTGTGAAGGATTGTGGGGATCAGACTTTAACACAAAGCAACTACAACGTTTCACTGATCATCTCGGTCCGGCATTAGGACTTTTAAAATGCATCTCTCCTCCGATCAGATCTGTAGCGTGAGCACAAAAGGATCTCTCTGTATAAATTTGCCCATAAGCTTGGGGTTCTCAACATAACAACCTCAATCCTACTGTAGCATGGCGCCCCGGAGGATTCCATCCTCGCTTCCCAAGTCTACTATCAAGAACGCAGAACTTCGATCTGGCTATGGTGACATGCAAGCACATAAAAATACCACTGCCATGGCTGCGCATGTTGCAGACCTTTGCTCCCGGGGCATGATCGGCGATGACATGGCTGTTGAACTCTTGAGACCTTCCTCGAATCCTACGTACTCGTCTCATTACCTTGCATCACACCCTGATCATACAAGTGAGCAACCGGAAATGACCAGTCTCGTCACAGCAGAGCGCCATCGGGCGAAACGAGACAAGGAGATGGAGCAGTTCCTTGAGGACTTCAAAGCTGGAAGAATCGACGAATGGGCTAACGCTACTGCACCGAAGCCCACCGC
Coding sequences:
- a CDS encoding Glutathionyl-hydroquinone reductase, which encodes MATEKNEPKPKEPNTNGVSEEDARKESSKVAKQATEAQKKATELMEAAAAAGDPDERQKLMEQALEQQIQSKSLGKTAKYLRSGTFQGMAVGAGLGIAPGASLGAITGTLVGGVSSTALGGLGAGIGAATGALHGPFWDLGKGAGKGIQKITNNLPGWKATESQKKQLEKMIGQINEQETPGKDELESWTSEGASDDQKEAMETAKSAMPSLPSAGRKEETRKSDNTKDCDKEKGEVEESRQAQSPKEKSEDNQVKRSNSKGNVSDTESDGGSREPFGVEKDTNSPQEHSQEIQSNYKDAAVQTGEEGRKKPRKLQADLNNGNEQSVKPVETRKKPRKLEKRSA